TTGATTCGCACAACTCTAGTGAAAATCCAGGTACAAGGGCTGCAACTGAGTCGAGCTATGCTGGGCGTGGGCAGAGGGCTGCACGCCCTGCCCGACCCAGTGCGGGATCCGAGCAGAGCTTCGACCGCTCACCTCTTCACCCCCATCATCAGGCGAAGCTTGCGGGAGGACGAGGCAGCGGGTCGCCCGCTTGGGAAGGGAAGAGCCATGATAGTGCCCATGGCACCCCGGGAAGATCCAAGCTGAGGCCCACTAGTCGAGGCGACGAGAGTGTAAGTCTTATAAATGGCATGTTTTCGATGAATATCAGTTTATACTAATGGAATTGTGTTGCAATGGCAGCCCGATAAAGGTGCAGCCGTGCCAAGATTTGGCGAGTGGGACGAAAATGACCCCCAGTCAGCTGAAAACTTCACGCACATTTTCAACAAAGTGCGTGAAGAGAGGAACACCGGACCAGGGAACGTCACTGGGACTCCCAGGCATAACACTTACGGCACGCCTGGGAGACAGAATGACCAACCCAAGGTTTGTCGTGCATCCGTTTCATCTTCATCTAAGTACTTCCGTTCGATCTCTTTCTTAACTTTTTATTCCAACGCAGAAATGTTGCTGCGGGTGGTGGTAGGCGAGGGAGGAGGAAGAAAACTGAAGAGTTCAAAGTGAATCGGTATTGATTGGAACATATGTGTGGATTGGATGGATGatgcattatttgattttatattggTGTGAAAAATAAAAGACGAGGTCTAATTTGTTTTCTGCATCATCTATAGTCGTCGTTGTTGCCTTAGTTTTGGCCTTTCTAGTGTCCAGTTTCTTCTCCCACTTCTGTAGTTATGCTATAGATTATTTCATTCTGATTCTCTCTTGTTGtaatgaaatgtatttttgagTTTGTAAGCACATAATTCAATTATATGCCTCCTCTGCACTCTGCATAATTTATCTCTGAATTATTGTCGTCTCCCAAGAGTAGCATAAAATTACAAGAGTAGCAGCGATAGAAGGAAAGGAGGACAACGATAGAAAACTCATCTCTTTGCGGGTTTCTTCCTCCATTCAGTGCGACCCCGGTTGATCTCAGAGCCGTCGTTAGATAATCTCAGGAGATGCAGAAACTGAAGGCGGTCGTTCTCGTCTCTTGCAGCAGCAACCGGAGTGCCGTTAGTTCGATGCCCTGAGACCATGTCGCCTATGGCCGGCTCAGAGCTCGTGAGCGAGTCGACTACATCATCTTGCTGACATTCGCGCCTGTAATCCAACGTTATAGTCTGCAGCTCGTGACTGTCTATGATCTCTTGAGGCATGCTCTGTTGTAAAACCTTTCACTATTTCAGCAAAAACATCTAATTTCTAAGCAAGAAACgccatttaatttaatgttctCAAACATTTTCTTTTTCCGAATATTCATCACACATCCAAGAAATTGATGAAATGTGACTAACCTCAAGAACCCATCCGATGTAGGTGACATTGTTTACATGCTGGTTCATGTCCAAATCAGCTCGTCTAGGCTGAAAAAACAGTGGCATCCTCATTAatacagaagaaaaaaaagttcgATTTATTTGTCGAAACCAGATGATCTTACCACAAGCCCGACTTTGGAATGATCAGCAGGGTCATCAAGTTTAGCTATTTTCTTCAAGCTAGCATTATTCTCTTCTGGAAAAGCTAGTCCGCCATCAACAACAAATTAACAGATATACAACAGTTAGTTATTGCAGCAACCGTGGCAAGTTCTAGATGTAAAACCCAAGTTAGGGAAATATGTAATTCGGCGCTAGGGACTGTATAAATCCATGTCATATGTATGTTCGAGATTCGCCTTATATAGTGCTGGTGTATTGGAGCAACCAAGAAATTCAATTACCAATGTCCTTTATAGATAATacaaagattttttttatcaaattattCCTTTAAACATGCTATATTATATGGCCGTTTAGGCAGAACCACCAAGTGAAGGAGTAAATCGGAAAGAAAGAATTACCTAAGCGATTTGGGGCAATAAACTAGATATTCATCACGCACTTCATCAGTGACTTTTTGCAGCCGCCTCGTATCTTGGTTCATCATCACCCACTTGCTGCAATAAAACGCGTATAGATGGTAAAAGGCTCATCAATTACTCTCAAAGTCTTGAAAGTACTTGTCACTACTGCACTATATCTTTAAATTAACGATGGAAGTATGGAGACGAGAAAAGTTTAAGATTGCAACCCCATGTTGAtcacaaatttttaaaataaaatttgcagCGCACCTGGTCGCCCGACCAATGACTTCACCAGTAGAATAATCTTTGAGAATCCAATCGCGTCTTGTGCCTATCCTTCCCTCGCTTTGGCACCATGTCTCGATCTCAACCACGTCACTCCTGTTTCATCATGAATATGCAAAAGCATGTCTAAGACTAAGAGCATAGCAACTAAGATCTTCCACTATTAGGCAACagttaaaattctcaaattATAATACCAGGCAGGGTATTTGTAGATCTCGATGTGCATTCGAGCAGTCACCCATATGAGATGATATTTTCTCATGGAAAGCGTAGTAGCAAATCCATCAGTCGAGAACCCAACATATTGAGCATGGTTGCAACCAACCTCCTGCTTGATAGAAAGGGGAAATACAACCCTTATAAAATGTGAGCAGGCAACTTTTTCTactaaaaattaattactagATCAAGAAGAAAGCCTCGAGTTGAAGGCCAAGTTCTCTACTAAAGATTTTTCGGATGCAGACATAAAAGAAGAAAACACAAGACTTATAAGAAAATGAAGAGCAAGATTACATACTATAACTTAAGTTTATTCTACTCTAAATTTCAAAACAAACACGAATTCACACAAATTCATGAAATTACAGAGAGAAAAATGCAGTACACAAACTATTCACCCACATTCAATGTGCAAGAGGAGGAAAAGATTATATGAAAACATCAACTTTTCAAAACTAAGCAAACCTTTTTAACCAAGTAGTATAATTTTCCTAACCAATCTCCTTCACATCATCATTTGCTAACCCAATGTAAAAAAAAGACAAGCAAAAATTAGGCCAAATTATACATCAACACCAAAACATCAATAAAAATGCAATCTTTATTGAAAAGAAACACCCAAATTCCAAATGTTACCAAATCGGCTAAAATTGCAGAAATCTTcagccaaaaaaaaaactaaagcaAAAAAGAATGAATTGAAGCACCTGCAAGAGATTGGCTATGGTTTCAACGGTGGCGGTTTTGTTAATCCCAACCTCATAGCATCGCACTATGAACTTCTCCTTATACGACAAGCCGTCTTCATTCAAGCTGCCGAGCCGCAGCCGGTCGGCGAGGCTCGGGTGGCAGCTCGGCTCCTGCGGCTTACTCATCGGCTCGCCTGTCGCCACCGACGCCACATGCAGCGACTCCGGCCGCGGCAGCCGAATGACGCCGGGAAAACGGCATTTTCCGCTAACGTCGGCGGCGGCGTTGCATGCCGAAAAGGCCCCTCCCCTCAGCAGCATTGCAATTGGGGATTTATCTAGGATTTTATAGTGtgcgtgcgtgtgtgtgtgtgtgtgtgtgtgtgtgtgtgtgtttgtgagcTCTTAAATAGTGGGAGTCGATATGAACGATGTGTTTGGAGGggtacttaattttttttagggaAATTGGATGTGTCTGATTCCGAACTGAATCTAGTCTCACTgaccacacaacacaaaatcaaTACATCTTCTGGGGATATTCATCactctttgttttgtttgggtTCTAATTTGTTTACCTATTTATATGTAGCTTCCTCCCGTTTTATATACTCCTTCGTTCTTACTATATGACCCGTTTTAACTCCCAAtataattatactccctccgtttcacaaGAATACgcaatttctaattttaaaaagttttttctctctaataaggtaagactcattctccattaataatactttatttacttttcatCTCTAcgtctcacttactttaccaattttatattaaaatatgtatcgtcttcaaagtgcatattctttggggacggagtgagtaaaatttaatttgattttgagaAGTAAAGTGAATGAGAAAAATTAAGTGTggaatatgataaaaaaaaagcatCCACAATCGCCATAGGCTAGCAATACAATAGTCTGGCCAAAAACTCCTTCTACCACACTATCACGCCCTTCCCACAGTCTAGTCACAGGCTAACCAAAGTCTAGCCACAGCCTAACCAAACAACAATATAGTAATAGCCTAGCCAACGCCCTAGTCCAACAAATAAACTgacaaatacaaaattaaaattggacAAAATGCGGAGAAAGTGCAAACATAATTCCATAAagtaaaaataagaaataaaaaatcatcTCAAAGCTTGCGCACACGGCCATCCCTGTCTCACTCGTCGGAGTCCTCTTGGCCATCCCCGGTGTCATCGGCATCCCCAGCAGCATCTCCAACTGCGGGCTCGTCGTCGTCGATGACGCTCATCCCCAAATTGCGCCTCATTTCATTCATGAGGCTCTCCAGATATTTCTTGTATTTGGGGGGGGTCCGTTGCCGCGTTCCACTTCTCTATGACGTCGAACACGTGCTTGGTCGCTTGGATACGACCGACATCAGTTATCCCCGCACCGAGAGCTACAGATTGGACCTCAGAGTACCCACTTgaagcacctctagacatttgCATTGCCAATTTTTGCCTAACCGGCCGACGGCGGCGGGGAACTGCTGGAGGCGTCTCTTCAACATCGCCTTTGAGGTCGTGGAAaccggcactgctgctgtaATCGCTGGAGACATTGAGTCTCGTCCGCTTCGGCACGTTAGCCCGTCCCGCTAGCTGTAAGCAGTAGTGGACTAATGCCATGCCCAAGCCGCTAGCCAGTGGCTAGGGCGGACGttagtccactattgtggatgctctaataatgaATTACTGGAGTGTGTACCGATAATGTGAGAAGAGTGTTAAATCAGTTATTTGCCGGCGAATATTTAGAAATGGTAAAACGAATCACTTAATCGTGGACGGgcagagtattatttttattattgaataAATATAATGGTTTAATAGAATGTGAACTCctctaaataataaataaattaattaatatttatattttagatATATATCCCAGAATTTTACATGACACTATTTATGTGGATCGGCAGAATATTACTTTTATTATTGAATATGAGTATAATGATTTAATAAAACGTGAACTCctctaaataataaattaattaattaatatttatattctagATATATATCCCAGAATGACACTATTTATGTGGATGGTAGACAATTCAGTATTTATCATGATCCTAGATTACCAATAGGAAGTATTCTGAATTTTAAAGTATCTTTAATTTAAGATTCCAGAttcaatgatatttttaaagtgaCTTCAATTTTGTGAAAAAGGTTCAAATATTTTAACTTTCTCATATATTTGCATTAAAGTTCACATGCTAAGTATTTATGGTACGGGTACCCCATACTCCTTGTCACCTTGTGTAGTTTCtttaataggagtattaataAAAGTTGACTTAAAACTTATTGAAATTCGAGCTTAATAAATTGTTGTTCTGTCCCTCAAAAAATTGACTTTAATCAAGACATTTAATATAATCAAATTGTATCAAATCAAATATACACTCGGCGTCCTAGATAATAGTGTGATCCCCACATACTTGAAAGCAATTTTAATATGGCCAGAGTCTATAGGttatagtagtatttataaGTTTTGGAAACAAAGGTGTAGCATTGAATTTGATTTGGTTATACATTAAATAGTGAAAATCTCATAATATCAATATATTAGGCTGAAAGAAATGGTGGTTGGCCTTCCGCAAAATTTATTAGGCATTATGATGGACTCTGTTCAAATGGAAAAGACATTGTTTGTGTGACGATTTTGATAAAGTTTGTATTTTGCGGTCCTTATAAGGAAATcgtatcaattttttttatatttagagaATTTGTTTTGGGTGGCTCAGCTTGGTGGTATTAAAAGGAAACCCAttcaataaaatactactactactattgaaTATCACATGCTAGTGTGATTGCTCCAACATTTAAAATGGGGTTACCTTTGGAAGGGATACCTGGACTCCAATGGTAGATAAAAAATTGTATACTACAAGTAATTAAATGTTGATTTTTGAAATTACAATATTTGAGGGTGAGTCTTTATATATCAATGGAAAATTGAATTTGTACATAGTCTAAGTCTGAAAATGACTTGGAGACTAGAGTCGACAAAAAAACTAGACCCACAATCCGAGTACTACCATGAAGTCAACAACTGCGAAAAAACAAAAGCCAAGCtggagaagaagaagcaaaTTACGATGATGGACAATGTCTCAATGGACTACCCATCTCTACGACAAAATTTGAAGTTAGGATAGTCTAGTTGATCTTTAGAAAACGAGACTGCATAATCAACATCAAATATAGAGGCCATATATATGTATGGACCTCCTACTTTCCATAATGTAAGCTGCACAGTTTCCTTTCTCTAAGGATGTGGGATAAGCAAACTTAGCACCGAAAGAATGTTGCGAATACAAACCATGAAGTGTCTGATATCCCCAGCTTTCAAACGTCCAAACGAAAAGTAAGGACACTATAGCAGCCACTTCCAACTCCATAGCAACGACAAGCCTTGAAGAAGATCAAGAAGATATGCCTCGAAACTTGAAGTTGTACTAAGAGGAGTACAAATAGCATTCACGAAGCCCCCATCAGGTTCACGAACAATACCACCACCACCGGCCTTTAATGTCACGATACAAAATGCACCATATAAGTGTTCTGCTTTGCCCAAGGGGTATCATTGGGATGTCAGAGAACTGTTGACAATCTTCGACATAATAAGAAAACCTGACCCAAACACGCACAAAATTAATAAGTTTTGGTAAAGCCTTATTGAATTCGTGTCCTTATCGAGTTGACATATTAGGAAATTTTTGGTTGGATTCGGGTAacccattaaaaaaatattattagtttaactatttattctttttaaatattatacttTAGTTTTATTCTATAAGTTCGTATAAATCAAGTTCAAATCACGTAATTAGTTTTAATCATATAATATCAGGTTTTAATCGTATAAATCTTGTTCTATGTCCTTATCATGTTGCTATCCACTATCAACTCCAACAAGATCTAACCTAACACATTTAGCAAAATTTAGCTAAAACGACttataaattgaatttaaattatgtagtagtatattttattgcttccaataaaatatatttttagtattttaattatgcactTCAATAAAATGTAAAAGCATAGTACTGGAAATAGTATTTTACtaattagaatatttaaaaaataaattattaagacATTATCTTGTCATTTGTTGAATAAATGAGattgagaaaaagtaaatagagAAGAATGAGATATTAAATAGAGGGAAATAATGGGAGGAAGAGATTATGTGAGAGAGAAATATGGGGAGGAAGAGAGATGACTAAAATATCCtagaaagtaaaaaatgtttaaaattgtaaaaaaagtTCAGAAACAGTGCAAAAATACCTTAAACGAAATCAAATCTTTATCTAGAGTCTAGAGACATTCGGTGTTATTTATCTCCATAATGTAGCACAAATATGCAAGTACAATTTTGTAGAGATCCATTTTACAGCTCACtcttttaattataaaatcacTTCGTTTATTTGACAATTTTACGAAACCAACATTCATATTCCagcaaaataaaaacaaatatgtTAAGCAGAATCATGACACAAATATGTGAGGATTCCTCGTTATTCATATTTTTGTCCGCGAGCGTGTTTTGCAGCAAGAGCCTCTTCATCGAGTATCTCAATTGGCGACCATTCGGGTTGTATAAGCCAGTCGGCCTTCTGCAAAATCTTAGAAGTAGCATAATCGACTGCAGTCCCGACAACAGCGAACATCACAGAATGACGAGCAGCACCAACtggtcttaaagatggtaatcgagagttAGGCGATTAAGGCTCATAGTGAAAGAGTTTGGGAGAAGatgattttattctttttcaatATATTTGTAGCTCTCGGCCCTTCCTCCTTAAGTAGGAGATGATACAATGTAAGTTAGGTAAGATATCAACCTATTCTAGGACAATGTATACAAATTAATTCTGTATCAATTACACATCTTTCTCCTCTAATTAAGCTCTCCAATTTCGGTATGTTTGACTTCTCTAATTTCAGCatgtttgacactccccctcaagttgagcaatggtatCTCCAATGCTTAACTTGGCTAATGTTTCCTTGAAGACTTTTGGTAGAACCGCTTTGGTTAGTATGTCCGCGAGTTGTTCTTCCGAACGGACAAATGGGAACTCGATAATACCGCAGTCTAGcttttctttgatgaaatgCCGATCAACTTCCACGTGCTTCGTTCTGTCGTGTTGCACTGGGTTTTCTGAAATGCTGATGGCGGCCTTATTGTCACATAACAGTCGACTCTTTCGAGTAGGTGGGAACCCGATTTCTGTGAGCAACCTTCTTAGCCAGAGgatttccatgagtccactCTTCATTCCACGGAACTCTGCTTCAGCACTCGATAGTGCTacaaccttttgtttcttacttctccatgtcaccAAGTTTCCCCCTATGAAAGTAAAGTAGCCTCCCGTAGATTTTCTATCCACCGGGttgcttgcccagtcagcatcggtGTATCCATCAATCTCCAAGTCTTCTCTCTTTGCTAGGAAAACCCCATATCCTATAGTTCCTTTTAAATAACGCACGATCCTCAATGCAGCTTCCATGTGATTAGCTTGAGGtaggtgcatgaactgacttacaatACCCACAGCGTATGCAATGTCGGGTCTGGTGTGTGAGAGATAGATGAGTTTTCCGACAAGTCGTTGGTACCTTTCTCTGTCTGCGAGCTCTGCTCCATCCTCTATCTTCAAACCATGGTTAGGAACCATTGGAGTGTCTGCGGGCTTACATTCAAGGAGACCTGTTTCAGCCAATAGATCTAGAACATACTTTTTCtgccttaggaatattccgtgtTTAGATCGCAACACTTCTATCCCCAAGAAGTATTTTAGTGCTCCTAGATCTTTCATCGCGAATTCTTTGAACAGATTCTCCTTCAGCCTCTGGATTTCCTCTACGTCATCTCCcgtgataatcatatcatcaacgtagataaGAAGGCAAGTTACCTTGTTGTCTCTTCTttttgtgaagagtgtgtgatcGGACTGGCTTTGTTGAAATCCGTGCTTGAACATAGCTTGGCAAAACCTGCCAAACCAGACCCGTGGAGACTGTTTTAAACCGTACAAGGTTTTCCGTAACCGGCAAACTTCTCCTTCTCCGAATTCCCCGGAAAAACCTTGTGGGACTTCCATGTATACTTCCTTGTTCTCTTCTAGTTCTCCATGGAGGAATGCGTTAGTCACATCGAACTGGTGTAGATTCCAGTCTTTGCAAGCTGCTACAGATAATAGTGTACGCACAGTCTCCATCTTTGCCACTGGAGAGAATGTCTCTTCATAATCCACTCCATATACTTGGGTGTATCCTTTAgccacaagtctcgccttgtatctctcgattgaaccatctgcccttctttttatggtgaatatccacCGGCATCCAACTGGCTTCTTTCCTGTTGGCAATGTACATTTCTCCCATGTACCATTTTTTACTAAGGcgtctatctccttcttcatggcttccctccagtgtttaTGTTTACTTGCCTCCTCAAATGTTTGcggaatgtcttcttcttcatatagagcAGTTTCGAAGGCTCGGGCCATTTCTGATAGGTGACTTTGCGCAATGTTGGAGACTGCATATTTGGCCTTTCTCCCTTTCCAGTCTGGTGAGTACCTTCGAGGAGGCACTCCTCTTGTTCTTCTTGGAGGTAACTCGTATGGGTCTGTTGAATCGACATTTTGTCCACTTGTTCCACACTCCTCTCCATTGCCCCTATGAATGTTAGTGCTGTCCGGAGCTATATTATCAAAATCTGAACTGTTTACCTCAGGAATCGAAGGCGGGGTTGACGACTGGTCAGTGTCACTTTGTTCGACATTCTGTATTACCGGAGGTGACGGCCCGGCGGTGTTGCTAACTTCCTCAGGTGGACCAACGTCTATGACAGGA
This sequence is a window from Salvia splendens isolate huo1 chromosome 14, SspV2, whole genome shotgun sequence. Protein-coding genes within it:
- the LOC121766165 gene encoding RPM1-interacting protein 4-like, with the protein product MARSNVPKFGNWENDDNVPYTVYFEKARKNKGGKIINPNDPTENPDMFPDAVAPPPANPRPQPDEANGSGAAGVRPQRRVSKEEDVDSHNSSENPGTRAATESSYAGRGQRAARPARPSAGSEQSFDRSPLHPHHQAKLAGGRGSGSPAWEGKSHDSAHGTPGRSKLRPTSRGDESPDKGAAVPRFGEWDENDPQSAENFTHIFNKVREERNTGPGNVTGTPRHNTYGTPGRQNDQPKKCCCGWW
- the LOC121766166 gene encoding oleoyl-acyl carrier protein thioesterase 1, chloroplastic-like — protein: MLLRGGAFSACNAAADVSGKCRFPGVIRLPRPESLHVASVATGEPMSKPQEPSCHPSLADRLRLGSLNEDGLSYKEKFIVRCYEVGINKTATVETIANLLQEVGCNHAQYVGFSTDGFATTLSMRKYHLIWVTARMHIEIYKYPAWSDVVEIETWCQSEGRIGTRRDWILKDYSTGEVIGRATSKWVMMNQDTRRLQKVTDEVRDEYLVYCPKSLRLAFPEENNASLKKIAKLDDPADHSKVGLVPRRADLDMNQHVNNVTYIGWVLESMPQEIIDSHELQTITLDYRRECQQDDVVDSLTSSEPAIGDMVSGHRTNGTPVAAARDENDRLQFLHLLRLSNDGSEINRGRTEWRKKPAKR